In the genome of Halobacterium noricense, one region contains:
- the rimI gene encoding ribosomal protein S18-alanine N-acetyltransferase, which yields MTTVAPPSSDTVIRQASRADLLDVFGIEKEVFDQPWPYSAFERQVGTPAFLVSETGGPVAVNGEITGYIVADTIPNHRQPLGHVKDIAVRPDSRGEGIGAALLRRSLSALAGQGVRSVKLEVRQSNEPAMNLYEKHGFEYLRTLPQYYSDGEDAYVLVANLEDRDAF from the coding sequence GTGACGACCGTCGCACCGCCGTCGTCGGACACGGTTATCCGGCAGGCATCCCGTGCGGACCTGCTGGACGTGTTCGGCATCGAGAAGGAGGTGTTCGACCAGCCGTGGCCGTACTCGGCGTTCGAGCGGCAGGTCGGGACGCCCGCGTTCCTCGTCAGCGAGACCGGCGGCCCCGTCGCCGTGAACGGCGAAATTACGGGCTACATCGTCGCGGACACGATTCCGAACCACCGCCAGCCGCTCGGCCACGTCAAGGACATCGCGGTCCGCCCGGACAGCCGCGGCGAGGGCATCGGTGCGGCACTGTTGCGGCGCTCGCTGTCCGCGCTCGCCGGCCAGGGCGTCCGCAGCGTGAAACTGGAAGTCCGGCAGAGCAACGAGCCCGCGATGAACCTCTACGAGAAGCACGGCTTCGAGTACCTGCGCACGCTCCCGCAGTACTACTCCGACGGCGAGGACGCCTACGTGCTCGTCGCGAACCTCGAAGACCGTGACGCGTTTTAG
- a CDS encoding DUF502 domain-containing protein produces the protein MAPLVATLVILRFVTNLLAGQMQPIVEGTRLARYTADNYLLAQLVALAVLLVAVTVLGAFAKRPVGRRVFGRTGRLVNFVPVFRTIYGSVKQMANSVSTRSSDFESAVYVEYERDGLYRLGLKTGESPGGVGDVAGEPAHNVFVPGSPNPTQGALLMVPESRVYDADLSVRAAIRILMTTGMADGSGGDAIELDDEELAAMGVAPADDDRDETADQP, from the coding sequence GTGGCACCGCTGGTCGCGACGCTCGTCATCCTCCGGTTCGTCACGAACCTGCTGGCCGGCCAGATGCAGCCCATCGTCGAAGGGACCCGGCTCGCCAGGTACACCGCCGACAACTACCTGCTCGCGCAGCTGGTCGCGCTCGCGGTGTTGCTCGTCGCGGTCACCGTGCTCGGCGCGTTCGCCAAGCGACCCGTGGGGCGGCGCGTGTTCGGGCGAACCGGCCGCCTCGTCAACTTCGTCCCGGTCTTCCGCACCATCTACGGCAGCGTCAAGCAGATGGCGAACTCCGTCTCGACGCGGAGTTCGGACTTCGAGTCCGCGGTGTACGTCGAGTACGAGCGCGACGGCCTCTACCGGCTCGGCCTGAAGACCGGCGAGAGCCCGGGCGGCGTCGGCGACGTGGCCGGCGAACCCGCGCACAACGTCTTCGTGCCGGGCAGCCCCAACCCCACGCAGGGTGCGCTCCTGATGGTCCCGGAGAGTCGCGTCTACGACGCCGACCTCAGCGTCCGCGCCGCCATCCGCATCCTCATGACGACGGGCATGGCGGACGGGTCGGGAGGCGACGCCATCGAGCTGGACGACGAGGAACTCGCCGCGATGGGCGTTGCCCCGGCCGACGACGACCGCGACGAGACCGCGGACCAGCCGTAA
- a CDS encoding aconitate hydratase codes for MGQTLTEKILDDHLVEGELEPGEEIGIEIDQTLSQDTTGTMVWLQFEALEMDEVQTELAAQYCDHQTYQFDFKNTDDHRFLRSAAGTYGAYFSRPGNGICHNVHKENFAAPGKTLLGSDSHTPTPGGLGQLAIGAGGIDIAVAMGGGAYHVEMPEVVSVRLEGELPEWATAKDVILELLRRLSVKGGVGKVLEYTGPGVETLSVPERTTITNMGTELGATSSIFPTDEKTEEWLAQFDREDEFVDLGPDEDADYADEIVVDLSDLEPLVSKPSMPDEVVPVREVEGEQVEQVIVGSCTNGAYEDILPSAKMLEDRQVNAGTEMIVAPGSKQASEMLAREGWTAEMMAAGVNFSEATCGACIGIGHVPASDSVSLRTFNRNFEGRSGIEDDSVYLCSPEVATAAAIAGEIVDPRDLADDLGDLEAPGFELADKYSAGYGADDPDIITPDEAIDDDLIKGPNISSVPVKDPIDEDVSGETLLKMEDNITTDHIIPATSDILKFRSNIERLSEFTLSRIDDTFAERAKNAGSSVLVAGENYGQGSSREHAAMCPMFLGVEAVLAQSFARIHKANLFNFGLIPLTIDEETYERIEQGDDVEIVDDARAGVESGQEEFTIRVNDDWEATAYLDASDRERRTLAAGGKLSLTKQRHGDSGATSSADD; via the coding sequence ATGGGACAGACGCTCACGGAGAAAATCCTCGACGACCACCTCGTCGAGGGCGAACTCGAGCCCGGTGAGGAAATCGGGATCGAGATCGACCAGACACTCTCCCAAGACACGACTGGGACGATGGTCTGGCTGCAGTTCGAAGCCCTCGAAATGGACGAAGTCCAGACGGAACTCGCGGCTCAGTACTGCGACCACCAGACCTATCAGTTCGACTTTAAGAATACCGACGACCACCGCTTCCTGCGCTCGGCGGCCGGCACGTACGGCGCGTACTTCTCCCGGCCCGGGAACGGCATCTGCCACAACGTCCACAAGGAGAACTTCGCCGCACCCGGCAAGACGCTCCTCGGTTCGGACAGCCACACGCCGACCCCCGGCGGGCTCGGTCAGCTCGCCATCGGCGCTGGCGGCATCGACATCGCCGTGGCGATGGGCGGCGGCGCCTACCACGTCGAGATGCCGGAAGTCGTCAGCGTCCGCCTCGAGGGCGAACTCCCCGAGTGGGCCACCGCCAAGGACGTCATCCTCGAGCTCCTCCGTCGCCTCTCCGTGAAGGGCGGCGTCGGCAAGGTGCTCGAATACACGGGTCCGGGCGTGGAGACGCTCTCGGTGCCCGAGCGCACCACCATCACGAACATGGGCACCGAACTGGGTGCCACCTCCTCCATCTTCCCGACCGACGAGAAGACCGAGGAGTGGCTCGCGCAGTTCGACCGCGAGGACGAGTTCGTCGACCTCGGCCCCGACGAGGACGCCGACTACGCCGACGAAATCGTCGTCGACCTCTCGGACCTCGAACCGCTCGTCTCGAAGCCGTCGATGCCCGACGAAGTCGTCCCGGTCCGCGAGGTCGAGGGCGAACAGGTCGAGCAGGTCATCGTCGGCTCGTGTACGAACGGTGCCTACGAGGACATCCTGCCCTCGGCGAAGATGCTGGAAGACCGCCAGGTCAACGCCGGCACCGAGATGATTGTCGCGCCCGGCTCCAAGCAGGCCTCCGAGATGCTCGCCCGTGAAGGCTGGACCGCCGAGATGATGGCGGCCGGCGTCAACTTCTCCGAGGCGACCTGCGGTGCCTGTATCGGCATCGGCCACGTTCCGGCCTCCGACTCCGTCTCGCTGCGGACGTTCAACCGGAACTTCGAGGGCCGCTCGGGCATCGAGGACGATTCGGTGTACCTCTGCTCGCCGGAAGTCGCCACCGCGGCGGCCATCGCCGGCGAAATCGTCGACCCGCGCGACCTCGCCGACGACCTCGGCGACCTCGAAGCGCCCGGCTTCGAGCTCGCAGACAAGTACTCCGCGGGCTACGGCGCGGACGACCCGGACATCATCACGCCCGACGAGGCCATCGACGACGACCTCATCAAGGGCCCGAACATCTCCAGTGTGCCCGTCAAGGACCCCATCGACGAGGACGTCTCCGGCGAGACGCTCCTGAAGATGGAGGACAACATCACGACGGACCACATCATCCCGGCGACCTCCGACATCCTCAAGTTCCGCTCGAACATCGAGCGGCTCTCGGAGTTCACGCTCTCGCGCATCGACGACACGTTCGCCGAGCGCGCGAAGAACGCCGGTAGCAGCGTGCTCGTCGCGGGCGAGAACTACGGGCAGGGTTCCTCCCGCGAGCACGCGGCGATGTGCCCGATGTTCCTCGGCGTGGAAGCGGTGCTCGCACAGAGCTTCGCGCGCATCCACAAGGCCAACCTGTTCAACTTCGGCCTGATTCCGCTCACCATCGACGAGGAGACCTACGAACGCATCGAGCAGGGCGACGACGTCGAAATCGTCGACGACGCCCGCGCGGGCGTCGAGTCCGGCCAGGAGGAGTTCACCATTCGCGTGAACGACGACTGGGAGGCGACCGCCTACCTCGACGCGTCCGACCGCGAACGCCGCACGCTCGCGGCCGGCGGGAAGCTCTCGCTGACGAAGCAGCGCCACGGCGACAGCGGCGCGACGAGCTCCGCCGACGACTAA
- a CDS encoding deoxyuridine 5'-triphosphate nucleotidohydrolase, with protein sequence MYESGAFVADHVDPVTEAQVQPNGVDLTVEAVLEQREPGRIGTEGKTIGDRQPVEPDTGDGAETFSLSPGGYILQYAETIAIPEDHVGFLYPRSSLLRNSCMLNTAVWDAGYTGKGEGLLQVHHEVELERGARVAQLVLADAEHADTYGGSYQGERVE encoded by the coding sequence ATGTACGAGAGCGGCGCGTTCGTCGCCGACCACGTCGATCCGGTCACGGAAGCACAGGTCCAGCCCAACGGCGTCGACCTCACCGTCGAAGCCGTCCTCGAACAGCGCGAACCCGGCCGCATCGGCACCGAGGGCAAGACCATCGGCGACCGCCAGCCGGTCGAGCCCGATACTGGCGACGGCGCCGAGACGTTCTCCCTGTCCCCGGGCGGTTACATCCTCCAGTACGCCGAGACCATCGCCATCCCCGAGGACCACGTCGGCTTCCTCTACCCGCGGTCGTCGCTGTTGCGCAACTCCTGCATGCTCAACACCGCGGTCTGGGACGCCGGCTACACCGGGAAGGGCGAGGGGCTGTTGCAGGTCCACCACGAGGTCGAACTCGAACGCGGCGCGCGCGTCGCCCAGCTCGTGCTCGCCGACGCCGAGCACGCCGACACCTACGGCGGGTCGTATCAGGGCGAGCGCGTCGAGTAG
- a CDS encoding helix-turn-helix transcriptional regulator yields the protein MTAANPEPIADDSEAPMSSDAIESVAFLARSEHRLRVLDLLSDGPRSRDELSEKTGVTRVTLSRILGDLTDRGLIARHTAANDYALTGFGDLVYEDFTRLLGTVSVGQRYPDVVGRLPTEWFGFDLRHLRDSELVTGGAADPLSAARIVANTVREASSCRSLLGTFISVPMYAFEEALRAGDAPEGMVVFDAGVTETMLDDPDLRERWQEIEAAVGSTVYYSVDDRVPCSIDLVDDETVFLTVDREHDGGFDVLRCTHPEVVAWARETVMKYREDAVPLGQRAE from the coding sequence ATGACGGCGGCAAACCCGGAACCGATCGCAGACGATTCGGAAGCGCCGATGTCCAGCGACGCCATCGAATCGGTGGCGTTTCTCGCGCGCTCCGAACACCGGCTCCGCGTGCTCGACCTGCTCAGCGACGGCCCCCGAAGCCGGGACGAACTGAGTGAGAAGACGGGGGTGACGCGAGTCACGCTGAGCCGCATCCTCGGCGACCTGACCGACCGCGGACTGATAGCGCGACACACCGCGGCGAACGACTACGCGCTGACGGGCTTCGGCGACCTCGTCTACGAGGACTTCACGCGGCTACTCGGAACGGTATCCGTCGGGCAGCGCTACCCCGACGTAGTGGGACGGCTACCGACGGAGTGGTTCGGCTTCGACCTGCGGCATCTCCGCGACAGCGAACTCGTCACCGGCGGAGCCGCGGACCCGCTGTCGGCCGCCCGCATCGTGGCCAACACCGTCCGGGAGGCGTCGAGTTGCCGCTCGCTGCTCGGGACGTTCATCTCGGTGCCGATGTACGCCTTCGAGGAGGCGCTCCGGGCGGGCGACGCACCCGAAGGGATGGTCGTCTTCGACGCAGGCGTCACCGAGACGATGCTCGACGACCCCGACCTCCGGGAGCGCTGGCAGGAGATCGAGGCGGCCGTCGGGTCGACGGTCTACTACAGCGTCGACGACCGCGTACCCTGTAGCATCGACCTCGTCGACGACGAGACGGTGTTCCTGACCGTCGACCGCGAGCACGACGGCGGGTTCGACGTCCTGCGGTGTACCCACCCCGAGGTTGTGGCGTGGGCTCGTGAGACCGTGATGAAATATCGAGAAGACGCGGTGCCGCTCGGCCAGCGCGCCGAGTGA
- a CDS encoding DUF7260 family protein gives MRAETYVKRAREQVHAERDATREKLAAVEAFTERVRALSPETATAAPTTGAHTTGETLQRSASGRTESRCRRVRAAFADTVRPHSVADIDGDESLLETIQEELSEPIAVALASTTDATFTADLRAAIVSTSRDRCDELRAAGRVLDRECEQVDAAAETITDVTDWLTAADGTALTELGFDALRERHATLTRHRDRCDRLAAERQSFLGKTTREDPRAAFDHRTLVEYTHRDAGPTYPVLAAAVRVDSVCADCQRAVRDHLTRCV, from the coding sequence ATGAGAGCGGAGACGTACGTTAAGCGCGCTCGCGAGCAGGTCCACGCCGAGCGGGACGCCACGCGCGAGAAACTGGCGGCCGTCGAAGCGTTCACCGAACGGGTCCGGGCGCTCTCACCGGAGACCGCGACCGCCGCCCCGACCACCGGCGCGCACACCACCGGAGAGACCCTGCAGCGGAGCGCGTCGGGACGGACTGAAAGCCGCTGTCGTCGCGTTCGCGCCGCGTTCGCGGACACCGTTCGGCCGCACAGTGTCGCGGACATCGACGGCGACGAGTCGCTACTGGAGACGATACAGGAAGAACTCTCGGAGCCAATCGCGGTGGCGCTCGCGTCGACGACCGACGCCACGTTCACGGCCGACCTCCGGGCCGCAATCGTCTCGACGTCGCGGGACCGCTGCGACGAGCTGCGCGCAGCTGGCCGCGTCCTCGACCGCGAGTGCGAACAGGTCGACGCGGCCGCCGAGACGATAACGGACGTGACCGACTGGCTGACGGCCGCGGACGGGACGGCGCTGACGGAACTGGGGTTCGACGCGCTCCGGGAGCGCCACGCGACCCTGACGCGGCACCGCGACCGGTGCGACCGCCTCGCGGCCGAACGCCAATCGTTCCTCGGGAAGACGACCCGAGAAGACCCGCGAGCGGCATTCGACCACCGGACGCTCGTCGAGTACACGCACCGGGACGCCGGACCGACCTACCCGGTGTTGGCTGCGGCCGTCCGCGTCGATTCCGTGTGTGCAGACTGCCAGCGGGCCGTCCGCGACCACCTCACCCGATGCGTGTGA
- a CDS encoding ABC transporter ATP-binding protein, producing MPGGRAPRVEREPADEATERTASSATRATSETEPADFSGTDLVIGYPGTDDPVIDGESIAVPPDEVTALIGPNGSGKSTLLKGLADKVAPDDGTVLVDGRTIDEFGSKELARTLGLLSQENVVPTGISVEDLVERGRYPHTGFFDSLSDEDRDAVDDAIRLAGIEHLRERDVDSLSGGQKQLVWIAMTLAQDTDVLLLDEPTTFLDPHHQLEVMEIVETLRDRSDTTVVVVLHDINQAARYADHVVALKDGTVHARGPPEEVVTEDRLAAVFDIEVAVADTEHGRRVVPLEPRHESPESADASGASRDAVRGSDTGE from the coding sequence ATGCCCGGCGGACGCGCCCCACGGGTGGAGCGGGAACCGGCCGACGAAGCCACCGAGCGAACCGCCAGCAGCGCTACGCGGGCCACTTCGGAGACGGAGCCCGCCGATTTCAGCGGGACGGACCTCGTCATCGGCTACCCCGGGACGGACGACCCGGTCATCGACGGCGAGTCGATTGCCGTCCCGCCGGACGAAGTGACGGCGCTCATCGGCCCGAACGGGAGCGGGAAGTCGACGCTCCTGAAGGGGCTCGCGGACAAGGTCGCGCCCGACGACGGGACCGTGCTCGTCGACGGCCGGACGATAGACGAGTTCGGGTCGAAGGAACTCGCGCGCACGCTCGGGTTGCTCTCCCAGGAGAACGTCGTTCCGACCGGCATCTCGGTCGAAGACCTCGTCGAGCGCGGGCGCTACCCGCACACGGGGTTTTTCGACTCGCTCTCGGACGAGGACCGGGACGCCGTCGACGACGCGATTCGGCTCGCCGGCATCGAACACCTCCGCGAGCGCGACGTCGACAGCCTCAGCGGCGGACAGAAGCAACTCGTCTGGATTGCGATGACGCTCGCCCAGGACACCGACGTGCTGTTGTTGGACGAGCCGACGACGTTCCTCGACCCCCACCACCAGCTCGAGGTGATGGAAATCGTGGAGACGCTGCGCGACCGCAGCGACACGACGGTCGTCGTCGTCCTCCACGACATCAATCAAGCCGCGCGCTACGCCGACCACGTGGTCGCGCTGAAGGACGGCACGGTGCACGCACGCGGCCCGCCGGAAGAGGTCGTCACAGAGGACCGGCTCGCCGCAGTCTTCGACATCGAGGTCGCCGTCGCGGATACCGAACACGGCCGGCGAGTCGTCCCACTGGAACCGCGCCACGAGAGCCCCGAGTCGGCGGACGCCAGCGGTGCGAGCCGCGACGCCGTCCGGGGAAGTGATACCGGAGAGTGA
- a CDS encoding DUF5809 family protein — protein MTETRGVLAPATEAEVRERFEGVGPAAQTVTREVARAMELSKEEYDERVTSDVVGAAREAMFASLLEIEVGDDEEFEAAKADHPEAEVHENGSDEVDNAAWHYVPFADALVATTFQNEPDAAVATLRRIAFSTFYEPVL, from the coding sequence ATGACAGAGACGCGTGGCGTGCTCGCGCCGGCGACCGAAGCCGAGGTCCGTGAGCGCTTCGAGGGCGTGGGGCCGGCCGCACAGACAGTCACCCGCGAGGTGGCGCGCGCGATGGAGCTCTCCAAGGAGGAGTACGACGAGCGCGTCACTAGCGACGTCGTTGGCGCCGCCCGCGAAGCCATGTTCGCCTCGCTCCTCGAAATCGAGGTCGGCGACGACGAAGAATTCGAGGCCGCGAAAGCCGACCACCCAGAGGCGGAAGTCCACGAGAACGGGAGCGACGAGGTGGACAACGCCGCGTGGCACTACGTGCCGTTCGCGGACGCGCTGGTGGCGACGACGTTCCAGAACGAGCCAGACGCCGCCGTCGCGACCCTTCGCCGGATCGCGTTCAGCACGTTCTACGAGCCGGTCCTCTGA
- a CDS encoding ABC transporter substrate-binding protein has protein sequence MVRRRRVLAGSAGLLAALAGCTSSGTSERETNAEPTDAQTETATDDPATTESATPYTVDIAPHGEFTFEDVPETYSVIPSVYLDVGMALGIQPTAATDMARAPRKMYDILPDVTFDEEEITALASGSESGYDKENFYAADPDVNLIDPRSLSRFTDWDDADIQEIEDATGPFVASEIRFGPTHPFGPQQDTYYELYDVFEKVATVFQRQQRYQQWVSLHDEFLSNIESELPPEDERPSVIAFWRGLDPSGGQFYVSPLHQYHNQTKPLSRLGLEDGYDAEVPSGGTIGYEEILEHDPDYIAAVGSLTSDIHEQFVDQIVEPFENNPNGQDLTAVQEGNYIRIGGQYQGPIVDLFATEATAKMVWPEIFGEWPGRVEDVPEDEQLFDRQRVSDIINGNA, from the coding sequence ATGGTCCGAAGACGCCGAGTGCTCGCAGGGAGTGCAGGACTGCTCGCGGCTCTCGCCGGCTGCACCAGCAGCGGCACTTCCGAGCGCGAAACGAACGCGGAGCCAACGGACGCACAGACAGAAACCGCGACGGACGACCCCGCGACGACGGAGAGCGCCACGCCGTACACCGTCGACATCGCGCCCCACGGGGAATTCACCTTCGAGGACGTCCCCGAGACGTACTCCGTCATCCCCAGCGTCTACCTCGATGTCGGGATGGCGCTGGGCATCCAGCCCACTGCCGCGACAGACATGGCTCGCGCGCCGCGGAAGATGTACGACATCCTCCCCGACGTCACCTTCGACGAGGAGGAGATCACGGCGCTGGCGTCCGGCTCGGAATCCGGCTACGACAAGGAGAACTTCTACGCCGCCGACCCCGACGTCAACCTCATCGACCCCCGGAGCCTGAGCCGGTTCACCGACTGGGACGACGCCGACATCCAGGAAATCGAGGACGCAACCGGCCCGTTCGTCGCCTCCGAGATTCGCTTCGGCCCAACCCACCCGTTCGGTCCCCAACAGGACACCTACTACGAACTCTACGACGTCTTCGAGAAGGTGGCGACCGTCTTCCAGCGTCAACAGCGCTACCAGCAGTGGGTGTCGCTGCACGACGAGTTCCTCTCGAACATCGAGTCCGAACTACCGCCCGAAGACGAACGCCCCTCGGTCATCGCGTTCTGGCGGGGCCTGGACCCGAGCGGCGGCCAGTTCTACGTCTCGCCGCTCCACCAGTACCACAACCAGACCAAACCGCTGTCCCGGCTCGGCCTCGAAGACGGCTACGACGCCGAAGTCCCCAGCGGCGGCACCATCGGCTACGAGGAGATTCTCGAACACGACCCCGACTACATCGCCGCCGTCGGGTCGCTGACCTCCGACATCCACGAGCAGTTCGTCGACCAGATCGTCGAACCGTTCGAGAACAACCCGAACGGCCAGGACCTCACCGCCGTCCAGGAAGGCAACTACATCCGCATCGGCGGCCAGTACCAGGGCCCCATCGTCGACCTCTTCGCCACGGAAGCGACCGCCAAGATGGTCTGGCCCGAAATCTTCGGCGAATGGCCCGGTCGGGTCGAAGACGTCCCCGAGGACGAGCAGCTGTTCGACCGCCAGCGCGTCAGCGACATCATCAACGGGAACGCCTAA
- a CDS encoding FecCD family ABC transporter permease — translation MAQVLDRLAKLRAASADWYDTSKLALVVVGSLAVLLGSTILQVSFGAYPLTLGEAWQTVFDAQVLFSLDVWRWAFLGANVPEWLTREQLIVWNLRLPRILVGVLVGSNLAVSGALFQIITRNELASPYILGVSDGAGLVVLLTLTFFYGLMPVLPLFAAIGGGLAFVLVYAIAWKNGTSPVRLVLAGVVVGTVFGSVQRALFFFIDDLGVAMAAQAWLSGTLMNSGWQEVRIALPFTVLSMVLAFAVTQELDVLALGEDRADSLGMPVEKMRFAIAGIGVLSTAAAIAVAGLIGFVGLIVPHMVRNIVGSDSKLLLAGCLFLGPALLVSADVGARLALSPIQLPVGVITGIVGGPYFLYLMRKQTNLGEV, via the coding sequence ATGGCACAGGTACTCGACCGCCTCGCGAAGCTACGCGCAGCCAGCGCCGACTGGTACGACACCTCCAAACTCGCGCTCGTCGTCGTCGGCAGCCTCGCCGTCCTGCTCGGCTCGACGATACTGCAGGTGAGTTTCGGCGCGTACCCGTTGACGCTGGGTGAAGCCTGGCAGACCGTCTTCGACGCGCAGGTGTTGTTCAGCCTCGACGTCTGGCGGTGGGCGTTTCTCGGCGCGAACGTCCCCGAGTGGCTGACGCGCGAACAACTCATCGTCTGGAATCTCCGGCTGCCGCGCATCCTCGTCGGCGTGCTCGTCGGCTCGAACCTCGCGGTTTCGGGCGCGCTCTTCCAGATTATCACGCGCAACGAGCTCGCCAGCCCCTACATCCTCGGCGTCAGCGACGGCGCCGGGCTGGTCGTGCTGCTGACGCTGACGTTTTTCTACGGCCTCATGCCGGTCCTCCCGTTGTTCGCCGCAATCGGCGGTGGATTGGCGTTCGTGCTCGTGTACGCCATCGCGTGGAAGAACGGCACCAGTCCCGTCCGACTGGTGCTGGCGGGCGTCGTCGTCGGTACCGTCTTCGGGTCCGTCCAGCGCGCGCTGTTCTTCTTCATCGACGACCTCGGCGTCGCGATGGCCGCGCAGGCGTGGCTCTCGGGCACCCTGATGAACTCCGGCTGGCAGGAGGTGCGAATCGCGCTCCCGTTCACGGTGCTGTCGATGGTGCTGGCGTTCGCCGTCACGCAGGAACTGGACGTGCTGGCGCTCGGCGAGGACCGCGCGGACTCGCTGGGGATGCCCGTCGAGAAGATGCGGTTCGCCATCGCCGGCATCGGCGTGCTCTCGACGGCCGCTGCCATCGCCGTCGCGGGCCTCATCGGATTCGTCGGCCTCATCGTCCCGCACATGGTCCGGAACATCGTCGGCAGCGACTCGAAACTGCTGCTGGCGGGCTGTCTGTTCCTCGGACCGGCGCTCTTGGTCAGCGCGGACGTCGGCGCGCGCCTCGCGTTGAGCCCCATCCAACTCCCCGTCGGCGTCATCACCGGCATCGTCGGCGGCCCGTACTTCCTCTACCTGATGCGGAAGCAGACCAACCTGGGTGAAGTCTGA
- a CDS encoding DUF5810 domain-containing protein has product MGYECPVCGVDEADGEHLANHLAFTALVRGGDHEAWLDDTVPDWEDRDPESLAPDVTPHAEETDTETVTEPHGREMPAVEQHGDADLSGEAAAILDEAQDITEQLHESSLASPDSEDGDDDSETQ; this is encoded by the coding sequence ATGGGCTACGAGTGTCCGGTCTGCGGCGTCGACGAGGCGGACGGCGAACACCTCGCGAACCACCTCGCGTTCACGGCGCTGGTCCGCGGCGGCGACCACGAGGCGTGGCTGGACGACACCGTCCCGGACTGGGAGGACCGCGACCCCGAGTCGCTGGCCCCCGACGTGACCCCGCACGCCGAGGAGACGGACACCGAGACAGTCACCGAACCGCACGGCCGCGAGATGCCGGCCGTCGAACAGCACGGTGACGCCGACCTCTCCGGGGAGGCCGCCGCGATTCTCGACGAAGCACAGGACATCACCGAGCAGCTCCACGAGTCCTCGCTGGCGAGCCCCGACTCCGAAGACGGCGACGACGACTCCGAAACCCAGTAG
- a CDS encoding metal-dependent transcriptional regulator, translating to MSGGELSKTAGRYLSAILLVSAREGRPAKTGEVADRLDVDPATVTERMADFAERGLVDYERYEGATLTGDGETVTRELMWKRCLVENFTTDDLGLDGVDTDSIGGALSEEAARALKRHIDHPCTGRCSAPDADFAECCPDYQISR from the coding sequence ATGAGTGGGGGAGAGCTCTCGAAGACGGCCGGCCGCTACCTCAGCGCCATCCTGCTGGTGTCCGCCCGGGAGGGACGCCCGGCGAAGACCGGGGAGGTCGCCGACCGGCTCGACGTCGACCCCGCGACCGTCACCGAGCGCATGGCCGACTTCGCGGAGCGCGGGCTCGTCGACTACGAGCGCTACGAGGGCGCGACGCTCACCGGCGACGGCGAGACCGTCACGCGCGAACTCATGTGGAAGCGGTGTCTCGTCGAGAACTTCACGACCGACGACCTCGGGCTCGACGGCGTCGACACGGACTCGATCGGCGGCGCGCTCTCCGAGGAGGCCGCTCGCGCGCTGAAACGCCACATCGACCACCCCTGCACGGGGCGGTGTTCGGCGCCCGACGCGGACTTCGCGGAGTGCTGTCCGGACTACCAGATTTCGCGGTAG
- a CDS encoding DUF7504 family protein — protein sequence MRGEGPTGDSTHVLVTGANATAAEADVPPSSNVLGVTYETAAEAWLGEFQAGPERAAVVSVGEHSRAAAATTPDTGASAATDVAAAATGAVETVSEVEDVAGVGVLVNDYVSTWDGETTVYVDDFSVLLGETSTETAFRFVHALTSCAAANDARVVAGLDTTDQPAHVATTLSELFDDVREA from the coding sequence ATGCGAGGGGAGGGGCCTACCGGCGATTCGACGCACGTTCTCGTCACCGGGGCGAACGCGACGGCCGCCGAGGCGGACGTCCCGCCGTCGTCGAACGTTCTCGGTGTCACCTACGAGACTGCTGCAGAAGCGTGGCTCGGAGAGTTCCAGGCCGGTCCGGAGCGCGCCGCCGTCGTGAGTGTTGGGGAGCATTCGCGAGCGGCCGCCGCCACGACGCCCGACACCGGCGCTAGTGCGGCCACCGACGTCGCCGCTGCTGCGACGGGTGCCGTCGAGACCGTCTCCGAGGTCGAGGACGTCGCGGGCGTCGGCGTGCTCGTCAACGACTACGTGTCGACGTGGGACGGCGAGACGACCGTCTACGTCGACGACTTCTCGGTGCTACTCGGCGAGACGTCCACCGAGACCGCGTTCCGGTTCGTGCACGCGCTGACGTCGTGTGCGGCCGCGAACGACGCTCGTGTCGTCGCCGGCCTCGACACCACCGACCAGCCAGCACACGTCGCGACGACGCTTTCGGAACTGTTCGACGACGTCCGCGAGGCCTAA